The region CATCCTGTGGCCGTTCGGCCACACCTACTCCGACGTCACCGACGGGATGACCCGCGAGGAGTACGACACGCACGCGGCCCTGGGCGCCCACATGGCCGACGCCAACGGGTACACGCCCCAGCAGTCCAGCGACCTGTACGTCACCGACGGCTCGATCAACGACTGGCTCTGGGGCGACCAGCGCATCGTCAACTTCACGTACGAGATGTACCCCCGGTCGGCCTGGGAGGGCGGCTTCTACCCGCCGTCCTCGGTGATCGACCGGGAGACCGAGCGCAACCGGGAGGCCGTGCTGCGGCTGCTCGACTACGCCGACTGCCCGTACCGCATCATCGGCGAGGAGGAGGCCTACTGCGGCTGACCCCCGCGCGGACGGCCCCTCCCCCCGAGCCAGTAGGGGGAGGGGCCGCTGTGCACCGCGGACACAGGTGCAGGAGGAACCCGTCCGCGGCGGCCTGTGAGAGCGATGGCGCCCACGGCCCGGAGCGAACGTCTTCGAGGACGAGGGCGGCCGGCCGCCAGGCCGTCCGTTGAGGGTGGTGGCGGGCGACGGGTGGGCGGGGATGTGAGCGCAGGGCCGAGGGTTCCCGTTCTCCGGGCGCCATCGCACGGGACGAAGCGGAGCAAAGGCCCGAAGCGAGCGGCGTCGACTACGCGCCGGGGACCGGCTCGAACTCCTTGACCGCGTCGATCGCCGGACCGTGCGGGGTGTTGGCCTCGCGCTCGATCATGATCTCGACGAGCACCGGGCGGGAGGTCGACCTGGCCTCCTTGCGGGCCCACTCCAGGGCGTCGCGGATCTCCCCCGGCTCCCAGACGCGGCGGCCCGCGCAGCCGTACGCCTCCATGATCTTGACGTTGTCGGTGCCGTACTCGTCGTAGTGGATGTCCACCTGGTAGTTCATCTCGTAGGGGATGGACGCCTGGCGGATCAGGCCCAGGTACTCGTTGTTGAGCATGATGATGACGTAGGGGACGTTGTACTGGGCGGCGACGGCCAGTTCCTCGACCATGTACTGGAACCCGTAGTCGCCGACGATGCCGACGACCTCGGCGTCCGGGTCGGTCTCCTTCAGCGCCTTCTTGACGCCGATGGCCGCGGGGATCTCCCAGCCCAGGGGGCCCGCCTGGCCGCAGATCTGGTAGCGGCGCGGCTTGTACGCCTTCTGGTGCTGGCCGCCCCAGATCTGGTACAGGCCGATCGCGGTGACGAAGTAGGTGTCCTCGTCGAAGACCTCGTTGATCTCCTTGTAGACGCGCGGCGCCTTGACCGGCACGCTGTCGAAGTCCTCGCGCCGGGTCAGGGTGGCCTTGAGCTCGCCGACCCGGTCGATCCAGGCCCCGACCCCGGCCCGGGCCTCCCGCCGCTTCGCCGCGGCCAGCAGCTCGCGCAGGAAGAGGCGGGCGTCGGAGACCACGCCCAGGTCTGGCTCGAAGACCCGGCCGATCTGGGTGGCCTCGATGTCGACGTGGATGAACTTTCGCTCGCCCCGGTAGACGTCGATCTGGCCGGTGTGCCGGTCGGCGAAGCGCGCGCCCACCGCCAGGACCAGGTCGGACTCCAGGAACGAGGCGTTGCCGTACCGCTGGGAGGTCTGCACGCCGGTCATGCCCGCGTACAGCGGCGAGTCCTCGTCGAAGGAGCCCTTGCCCATGAGGGTGACCTGGACCGGGACGCGCAGGTACTCGGCGAGTTCGCGCAGCTCCCCGGAGGCCTCGGCCAGGATGACGCCGCCGCCCGCCAGGATGAGCGGGCGCTCCGCCTCCAGCAGCAGGTCCAGGGCGCGCTCGACCCGGGGCAGGTGGGGCTCGACGGTGTTGACCTTGAGCGGGGCGTCCAGCTCGGGGTCGTAGTCGATGAGCTGCTGGGCGATGTCGACGGGGATGTCGACGAGGACCGGCCCCGGGCGGCCCTCGCGGGCGATCCGGAACGCCTCGCGGAAGATCCACGGGGCGGTCGCCGCCTCCTTGATCTGCACCGCCCACTTGGTGACGGGCTTGGCGATCTCGACGATGTCGACCGCCTGGAAGCCCTCCTTGTCCAGCAGGTCGGTGCGCTGCTGGCCGGTGATGCAGACGATCGGGATGGAGTCGGCGATCGCGGTGTACAGGCCGGTGATCATGTTGGTCCCGGCGGGGCCGGAGGTGCCGATCGCCACGCCGACCTTGCCGGTGGTGCGCGACCAGCCGTCGGCCATGTGGGTGGCGCCCTCCTCGTGGCGGACGGTCAGGTGCTCGATCCCGCCGACGTCCTCCAGCGCCTTGTAGAGGGGCAGGATGGCGGCGCCGGGGCAACCGAAGGCGGTGTCGACGCCCTCGTCCTTCAAAACCTCGACGACCGCGTTCATCACGGGCATCCGTGTCATGGCTGTTCCTTCAGTGCTAGGGGGGAGTTCCGGGGACGGGCCGGCTCCGGACGGTCACGCGGTGCGGCCAACACACGCGGCCGCCGGGCGGCCCGGGGCGGCGGAGTGCTCTGCTCCGCCGCGCGGTCGCCTACTGCTCGCGGCCCGAGAGCTGTTCGACGATCTTCAGCAGCGCGGAGTGGTCGAGGCCGCCGTGGCCCTGCTGCTTGAGGGCCGCCACGTACTGGGCGACCTGGGAGCCCAGCGGGATCACCACTCCGGCGGCGTGCGCGGAGTCGGTGACGATGCGCATGTCCTTGTCGTGCAGGGCGATCCGGAAGCCGGGGGCGAAGTCGCGCTCGCGCATGGCCCTGCCCTTGCGCTGGAGCACGGTGCTGCCCGCGAGCCCGCCGCCCAGGACCTCCAGGCCGGCCTCGGTGTCGACGCCGTGGGCCTCCAGGAAGACCAGGGCCTCGGCCAGCAGCTGGATGTTGCCCGCGACGATGAGCTGGTTGGCGGCCTTGACGGTCTGTCCGGCGCCGTTGGGGCCGACCAGGACCGGGGTGGTGCCCAGGACGTCGAAGAGCGGGCGGGCCGCCTCGAAGTCCTCCTGGGAGCCGCCGACCATGATGGACAGCTTGGCCTCGATCGCCCCGGCCTCGCCGCCGCTGACCGGCGCGTCCAGGACCCGGAACCCGCGCTCGGCGCCGGCCTCGGCCACGGAGCGCGACACGTCGGGGCGGATGGTGCTCATGTCGATGATGAGCGTGCCGGGCTTGGCGTTCTCGAACACGCCGCCCTCCCCGAGCAGCAGCGCCTCGACGTCCGGGGAGTCGGGGACCATCGTGATGACGGCGTCGGCGTCGGCGACCGCCCCGGCGACGCCGCCGCCGCGCAGCCCGCCCTCGGCGACGAGGGCGTCCACGCGCTCGGGGGTGAGGTTGTGGCCGGTGACGGTGTACCCGGCGCGGACGAGGTTGACGGCCATGGGCAGGCCCATGATGCCGAGTCCGATGAAGGCGACCTTGCGGATGGACACGGTGTGCCCCTTCCTGTTCGTGGCTGTGGGTGCGGGCGCGCGGTTCAGCGCAGGCGGCCGAAGCTCTGCGCGGTGGGGACGGTGGGCTTGTACTCCAGGCCCACCAGGCCCTGGTATCCGCCCTTCTGGGCGGCGGTGAGGAGGTCGTCGATGGGCAGCTCGCCGGTGCCGGGCTCGCCGCGGCCGGGGACGTCGGCGATCTGGACGTGCCCGAACTCGGCGGCGTGGTCGCGGACGACGGCGGCGACGTCGTCGCCGTTGGCGGCCAGGTGGTACAGGTCGGCCAGCAGGGCGACGTTGCCGGCCCCGGCGGCCCGGGCCTCCGCGACGAAGTCGAGGCCGTCGCGGGCGGTCTTGAGCGGGTAGTCCTCGGCGCCGCTGAGGGGCTCGATGAGGACGGTGCCGCCGACCCGGGCGACCGCCTCGGCGGCGGCGACGGTGTTCTCCAGTGCCAGGCGGTCCTGCTCGGCGGGGTCCACCCCGGCCTGGCGCAGGCCGTACAGGGCGTTGAACCCGGTGGTGCCGGTGCGCTCGGCGATCGCGGTGACGACGTCGAGGTTGGCGCGGAACTCGGCGGAGCGCGCGGGCTGGGAGAGCACGCCCCGGTCGGGCCCGGGCAGGGCGCCGGCGAAGAAGTTGAGGCCGGTCAGCCGTACGCCCGCGGCCTCGATGGCGGCGATGAACGCGTCGACGTCCTCCCGGGGCGGGGTGGCGCTCTCGAAGGGCCACCAGAACTCGACGGCGTCGAACCCGGCCTCGCGGACGGCCCGGGGGCGCTCGTTGAGGGGCAGCTCGGTGAAGAGCATGGAGCAGTTCACCGTGTACCCGAGGGTGTGGCTCATGCACGGCCTCCGTGGTTACTTCCGCAATGTGGAACTTGATTTTCGCTTTAAGGAATGATTT is a window of Nocardiopsis changdeensis DNA encoding:
- a CDS encoding hydroxypyruvate isomerase family protein yields the protein MSHTLGYTVNCSMLFTELPLNERPRAVREAGFDAVEFWWPFESATPPREDVDAFIAAIEAAGVRLTGLNFFAGALPGPDRGVLSQPARSAEFRANLDVVTAIAERTGTTGFNALYGLRQAGVDPAEQDRLALENTVAAAEAVARVGGTVLIEPLSGAEDYPLKTARDGLDFVAEARAAGAGNVALLADLYHLAANGDDVAAVVRDHAAEFGHVQIADVPGRGEPGTGELPIDDLLTAAQKGGYQGLVGLEYKPTVPTAQSFGRLR
- the gcl gene encoding glyoxylate carboligase, with the translated sequence MTRMPVMNAVVEVLKDEGVDTAFGCPGAAILPLYKALEDVGGIEHLTVRHEEGATHMADGWSRTTGKVGVAIGTSGPAGTNMITGLYTAIADSIPIVCITGQQRTDLLDKEGFQAVDIVEIAKPVTKWAVQIKEAATAPWIFREAFRIAREGRPGPVLVDIPVDIAQQLIDYDPELDAPLKVNTVEPHLPRVERALDLLLEAERPLILAGGGVILAEASGELRELAEYLRVPVQVTLMGKGSFDEDSPLYAGMTGVQTSQRYGNASFLESDLVLAVGARFADRHTGQIDVYRGERKFIHVDIEATQIGRVFEPDLGVVSDARLFLRELLAAAKRREARAGVGAWIDRVGELKATLTRREDFDSVPVKAPRVYKEINEVFDEDTYFVTAIGLYQIWGGQHQKAYKPRRYQICGQAGPLGWEIPAAIGVKKALKETDPDAEVVGIVGDYGFQYMVEELAVAAQYNVPYVIIMLNNEYLGLIRQASIPYEMNYQVDIHYDEYGTDNVKIMEAYGCAGRRVWEPGEIRDALEWARKEARSTSRPVLVEIMIEREANTPHGPAIDAVKEFEPVPGA
- a CDS encoding 2-hydroxy-3-oxopropionate reductase, which produces MSIRKVAFIGLGIMGLPMAVNLVRAGYTVTGHNLTPERVDALVAEGGLRGGGVAGAVADADAVITMVPDSPDVEALLLGEGGVFENAKPGTLIIDMSTIRPDVSRSVAEAGAERGFRVLDAPVSGGEAGAIEAKLSIMVGGSQEDFEAARPLFDVLGTTPVLVGPNGAGQTVKAANQLIVAGNIQLLAEALVFLEAHGVDTEAGLEVLGGGLAGSTVLQRKGRAMRERDFAPGFRIALHDKDMRIVTDSAHAAGVVIPLGSQVAQYVAALKQQGHGGLDHSALLKIVEQLSGREQ